From Deferrisoma camini S3R1, the proteins below share one genomic window:
- a CDS encoding bifunctional folylpolyglutamate synthase/dihydrofolate synthase, which yields MPSSLSPDEALARIDGLERFGIDLGLDRISECLARLGHPQKRFPSVHIAGTNGKGSTAAFAESVLRRAGYRVGLYTSPPLERFGERIRVDGRDLAAGAVPDLLARVEATGVALTQFEVITAMALLHFADREVDVAVVEVGLGGRLDATNTVEPAVSAVTNVGLEHAEHLGPTVAQIAREKAAIARPGVPLVTAAEGEALRAVEAEARARGAPVVVVGRDVAVRPGPDGYRYEGRVWCLDDLRPSLKGPHQARNLAVALAAVESLAERGWRIPAAAVGEGVAAARWPGRFEVLGTGPRVVLDGAHNPHASRCLAEALAAEAKDRLLLVLGILGDKDAQRIAGDLVPLADAVWVTRSASSRAVPPERLLAAAQEAAGVRAEAAPTVAEALDRALAQAGPGDLVCVTGSLTVVGEARRRLRELGWVP from the coding sequence ATGCCCAGTTCGCTCTCCCCGGACGAAGCCCTCGCCCGGATCGACGGCCTGGAGAGGTTCGGCATCGACCTCGGCCTCGACCGCATCTCCGAGTGCCTGGCCCGCCTGGGCCATCCCCAGAAGCGGTTCCCTTCGGTCCACATCGCGGGCACCAACGGCAAGGGGTCCACGGCCGCGTTCGCCGAGTCGGTGCTGCGCCGGGCGGGGTACCGGGTGGGGCTGTACACCTCGCCGCCGCTGGAACGGTTCGGGGAGCGGATTCGGGTCGACGGCCGGGATCTGGCTGCCGGGGCCGTGCCGGACCTGCTGGCCCGGGTGGAGGCCACCGGGGTCGCTCTCACCCAGTTCGAGGTGATCACGGCCATGGCCCTGCTGCACTTTGCCGACCGGGAAGTGGACGTGGCCGTGGTGGAGGTGGGGCTGGGGGGGCGGCTGGACGCCACGAACACGGTGGAGCCGGCCGTGAGCGCCGTGACCAACGTGGGGCTGGAGCACGCGGAGCACCTGGGGCCCACCGTGGCTCAGATCGCCCGGGAGAAGGCGGCCATCGCCCGGCCCGGGGTCCCCCTGGTCACCGCGGCCGAGGGCGAGGCACTCCGGGCGGTGGAGGCCGAGGCCCGGGCCCGGGGAGCCCCGGTGGTGGTCGTGGGCCGGGACGTGGCGGTGCGGCCCGGTCCGGACGGATACCGGTACGAGGGACGGGTCTGGTGCCTGGACGACCTGCGTCCCTCCCTGAAGGGCCCCCACCAGGCCCGGAACCTGGCCGTGGCCCTGGCGGCCGTGGAGAGCCTGGCCGAGCGGGGGTGGCGGATTCCGGCCGCGGCCGTGGGGGAAGGCGTGGCCGCGGCCCGGTGGCCGGGCCGGTTCGAGGTGTTGGGGACCGGCCCCCGGGTGGTGCTGGACGGCGCCCACAACCCCCATGCCAGCCGTTGCCTGGCCGAGGCCCTGGCGGCCGAGGCCAAGGATCGGCTGCTCCTCGTCCTGGGCATCCTGGGCGACAAGGACGCCCAGCGGATCGCCGGTGACCTGGTGCCCCTGGCCGACGCGGTGTGGGTGACCCGCTCGGCCTCCTCCCGCGCCGTGCCCCCGGAGCGGCTCCTGGCGGCGGCCCAGGAGGCCGCCGGGGTGCGGGCCGAGGCCGCCCCCACGGTGGCCGAGGCCCTGGACCGGGCGCTGGCCCAGGCCGGCCCGGGGGACCTGGTGTGCGTGACCGGGTCCCTGACCGTGGTGGGCGAGGCCCGCCGCCGCCTGAGGGAGCTGGGGTGGGTGCCCTGA
- a CDS encoding LPS-assembly protein LptD, with protein sequence MGALRRAAWVLALVLVAAGVARAQSLRMIRGQGDEPVEIRADRIEARLDEARREVVAVGRVLVTWGGYRLQARRVRYLPAEDRAEAEGGVVFTDPDGNRLECEGLEIHLDTQKGVVRSGRLWIAREGYLVWGKRFERLGERSYRVEDGGFTACDGTWPSWRVEADRVEVELEGFVRARGASFWMEGVPLAYSPVLVFPVVRERRSGFLLPRVGWTDTQGLRWLQRYYWAPSDSWDLTPRAEYRSRRGWTEGIEFRYAPAEGHRGRVDLEHLYDRQDRGHRYAVELDHESRFPGRNRLRLQGAYQGDTRYQEELADTLDDREARRLRSFGLWSWDGAAGTAYGLAEFFQALDTSQAAVLQTLPRLGFLGREVRIAGPLVGALSAEATRFWRARGPRGERVSLEPAVGLEGRVGGVGTFARAGVRENLYRLDGRTRGRGAPRAGVGANAFLWRRYGTWLHTLEPFAGLEAEGRGHGEVPAAFDGTDRFDPGLRAVGGVSTRWIPGGTADEVLGADLRVTRDLTDGRWGVGWVEAFWAPAVGRRLWAEGEYEPETGSWASWAVGGRWARGSRTRLAAEVRHRRDETTYLDAGLSVALGRYGRIGYRSRADLDAGRLLEDAYSVGVAHPCWELDLTYSRTWIPDEGRLDRKVFVMVNLKGLGTLGTWKGILP encoded by the coding sequence GTGGGTGCCCTGAGACGGGCCGCCTGGGTTCTCGCGCTCGTCCTGGTGGCCGCGGGGGTGGCCCGGGCCCAGAGCCTCCGGATGATTCGCGGGCAGGGGGACGAGCCGGTGGAGATCCGGGCCGACCGGATCGAGGCCCGGCTGGACGAGGCCCGGCGGGAGGTGGTGGCCGTGGGCCGGGTCCTGGTGACCTGGGGGGGATACCGGCTCCAGGCCCGGCGGGTCCGGTACTTGCCGGCGGAGGACCGGGCCGAGGCCGAGGGCGGGGTGGTGTTCACCGACCCGGACGGCAACCGGCTGGAGTGCGAGGGGCTCGAGATCCACCTCGACACCCAGAAGGGGGTGGTGCGCTCGGGCCGGCTGTGGATCGCCCGCGAGGGGTACCTGGTGTGGGGCAAGCGGTTCGAGCGCCTGGGCGAGCGCTCGTACCGGGTGGAGGACGGTGGGTTCACGGCCTGCGACGGCACCTGGCCCAGCTGGAGGGTGGAGGCCGACCGGGTGGAGGTGGAGCTCGAGGGGTTCGTGCGGGCCCGCGGGGCCTCGTTCTGGATGGAGGGGGTGCCGCTGGCCTACAGCCCGGTGCTGGTGTTCCCGGTGGTCCGGGAGCGGCGCTCCGGGTTCCTGCTGCCCCGGGTGGGCTGGACCGACACCCAGGGCCTCCGCTGGCTCCAGCGCTACTACTGGGCCCCCTCCGACTCCTGGGACCTCACGCCGCGGGCGGAGTACCGCAGCCGCCGGGGTTGGACCGAGGGGATCGAGTTCCGGTACGCTCCGGCCGAGGGCCACCGGGGACGGGTCGATCTGGAGCACCTGTACGACCGGCAGGATCGGGGTCACCGTTACGCCGTGGAGCTGGATCACGAGAGCCGGTTCCCGGGCCGCAACCGTCTCCGGCTCCAGGGGGCGTACCAGGGCGACACCCGGTACCAGGAGGAGTTGGCCGACACCCTGGACGACCGGGAGGCCCGGCGCCTGCGGTCGTTCGGGCTGTGGTCCTGGGACGGCGCGGCCGGCACGGCCTACGGGCTGGCCGAGTTCTTCCAAGCCCTCGACACCTCCCAGGCTGCGGTGCTCCAGACCCTGCCCCGGCTGGGGTTCCTGGGGCGCGAGGTGCGGATCGCGGGGCCGTTGGTGGGCGCCCTGTCGGCCGAGGCGACGCGGTTCTGGCGGGCCCGGGGGCCGCGGGGGGAGCGGGTGTCCCTGGAGCCGGCCGTGGGGCTCGAGGGCCGGGTCGGCGGGGTGGGAACCTTTGCCCGGGCCGGGGTCCGGGAGAACCTCTACCGCCTCGACGGCCGCACCCGAGGCCGCGGCGCGCCCCGGGCCGGGGTGGGCGCGAACGCGTTCCTGTGGCGGCGGTACGGCACGTGGCTCCACACCCTGGAGCCGTTCGCGGGCCTGGAGGCCGAGGGCCGGGGCCACGGCGAGGTGCCGGCCGCGTTCGATGGGACCGACCGGTTCGACCCGGGGCTCCGGGCCGTGGGCGGTGTCTCCACCCGCTGGATCCCGGGCGGCACGGCCGACGAGGTGCTGGGCGCGGACCTGAGGGTGACCCGGGACCTGACCGACGGCCGGTGGGGCGTCGGCTGGGTCGAGGCGTTCTGGGCCCCGGCGGTCGGCCGCCGGCTCTGGGCCGAGGGGGAGTACGAGCCCGAGACCGGGAGCTGGGCCTCCTGGGCCGTCGGAGGGCGGTGGGCAAGGGGGTCCCGCACCCGCCTGGCCGCCGAGGTCCGGCACCGACGGGACGAGACCACGTATCTCGACGCCGGCCTCTCCGTGGCCTTGGGCCGGTACGGCCGGATCGGGTATCGCAGCCGGGCCGACCTGGACGCGGGCCGCTTGCTGGAGGACGCCTACTCCGTGGGCGTGGCCCACCCCTGCTGGGAGCTCGACCTCACCTACAGCCGGACCTGGATCCCCGACGAAGGGCGGCTCGACCGGAAGGTGTTCGTCATGGTGAACCTCAAGGGGCTCGGAACCCTGGGAACCTGGAAGGGGATCCTGCCGTGA
- a CDS encoding N-acetylmuramoyl-L-alanine amidase, which yields MRAVVGAAWCLILVAVCAAAAGPDPGTALYEAARARYRQLEADGAPAREVSAWREVADRFLRVADEAPRSAKADDALYMVGICRERAAALSSGVGDRRAAVDAYDRLARSYPGSRLADDALFRAGRIREGAGDLEAARAFYQRVLREIPRGDMAPVARARLRDLGRPSRVKGVRRWSGPRYTRVVVDLGRTVAYQVGALPPAPEAGRPARVYVDLRPARLGAGCATSTAVADGLVRRVRVAQHDRDTVRVVLDLEEEADHRVFPLEGPARLVIDVFGGRGPGEDVVTRILRGQEGGARPIRVVIDPGHGGRDPGALGPGGLREKDVTLAIARELARLLGERPGWEVRLTRDRDEYLSLEERTARANAFGADLFVSIHANASRSRRARGIETYYLSPASDRSARRLAALENQGREEDLAEMEHILADVVLSAKVEDSRRLAEAVQQALVDELARRGGPVRDLGVKQGPFYVLTGAVMPAVLVETSFITHPEEARRLADPGFRRQVAEALARGVERFAKGRGG from the coding sequence GTGAGGGCGGTGGTCGGGGCCGCGTGGTGTCTGATTCTGGTCGCGGTGTGCGCGGCCGCGGCCGGCCCGGACCCGGGGACGGCCCTGTACGAGGCCGCCCGGGCCCGGTACCGGCAGCTCGAAGCGGACGGCGCCCCCGCTCGGGAGGTGAGCGCCTGGCGGGAGGTGGCCGACCGGTTCCTTCGGGTGGCGGACGAGGCGCCTCGGTCGGCCAAGGCGGACGACGCCCTGTACATGGTGGGCATCTGCCGGGAGCGGGCCGCGGCCCTGTCGTCCGGGGTGGGGGACCGGCGCGCCGCGGTGGACGCCTACGACCGGCTGGCCCGGTCGTACCCGGGGTCGCGTCTGGCCGACGACGCCCTGTTCCGGGCCGGTCGGATCCGCGAGGGCGCGGGGGACCTGGAAGCGGCAAGGGCCTTCTATCAAAGGGTGCTGCGGGAGATCCCACGGGGGGACATGGCGCCGGTGGCCAGGGCCCGGCTCCGGGATCTGGGCCGGCCCAGCCGGGTGAAGGGGGTGCGGCGGTGGTCCGGGCCCCGGTACACCCGGGTGGTGGTGGACCTGGGCCGCACCGTGGCCTACCAGGTGGGGGCCCTGCCCCCGGCGCCGGAGGCGGGCCGGCCGGCCCGGGTGTACGTGGACCTGCGGCCCGCCCGCCTGGGGGCCGGGTGCGCCACGAGCACCGCCGTGGCCGACGGCCTGGTGCGCCGGGTTCGGGTGGCCCAGCACGACCGGGACACGGTCCGGGTGGTCCTGGACCTGGAGGAGGAGGCCGACCACCGGGTGTTTCCCCTGGAAGGGCCGGCCCGGCTGGTGATCGACGTGTTCGGGGGGCGCGGCCCCGGCGAAGACGTGGTCACCCGGATCCTCCGCGGACAGGAGGGAGGGGCGCGGCCGATCCGGGTGGTCATCGACCCCGGCCACGGCGGCCGCGACCCGGGAGCGCTGGGGCCGGGCGGCCTGCGGGAGAAGGACGTCACCCTGGCCATCGCCCGGGAGCTGGCGCGGCTGCTGGGCGAGAGGCCGGGCTGGGAGGTGCGGCTCACCCGGGACCGGGACGAGTACCTCTCGCTGGAGGAGCGCACCGCCCGGGCCAACGCCTTCGGCGCGGACCTGTTCGTGTCGATCCACGCCAACGCCAGCCGGTCCCGCCGGGCCCGGGGGATCGAGACCTACTACCTGAGCCCGGCCTCGGACCGGTCGGCCCGGCGGTTGGCCGCGCTGGAGAACCAGGGGAGGGAGGAGGACCTGGCCGAGATGGAGCACATCCTGGCCGACGTGGTGCTCTCGGCAAAGGTGGAGGACTCCCGCCGGCTGGCCGAGGCGGTACAGCAGGCCCTGGTGGACGAGCTGGCGCGCCGCGGAGGCCCGGTGCGGGACCTGGGGGTCAAGCAGGGGCCGTTCTACGTGCTGACCGGGGCGGTGATGCCGGCCGTGCTCGTGGAGACCTCGTTCATCACCCACCCCGAGGAGGCCCGGCGGCTGGCCGACCCGGGGTTCCGGCGCCAGGTGGCCGAGGCCCTGGCCCGGGGGGTGGAGCGGTTCGCCAAGGGGCGGGGGGGATGA
- the glnD gene encoding [protein-PII] uridylyltransferase: protein MNAPRLSPEDLAHPDRRGPAVAEWAARAREAFRRAHAAGIGGREGVALWTGWIDHLVGALFEAVRGDRAGLCLVALGGYGRAELSPGSDLDLLLLHRGDPGLAEVAEALCYPLWDAGFDVQAVTRTLDENLRAARADLRSRTSLLEARRLNGCPGLWAEFEERVIAGEILGHDRDWFVEAKVREMEARHGRYGDTVYLLEPQVKEGPGGLRDIHTALWVLKVAAGTRDPGEACRRTGVPSAEREGLEDCLDFLLRVRNQLHLASGRRDDRLSFEQQDEAAAALGFGDEGGISGVERFLQAYHATANRVSHLARTVIRRVRVRAEAGAREPWKEPGVWLQDGEVWLDREEARRRPLALLAAFEAAQETDRELSPTALEVVRENLDRVDDRFRRDPGAVERFLRILRFPRRVATTLMAMHEVGFLDRFIPEFARIHGRAQRDLYHVYPVDVHSLFAVRELRRLARGEYATEFPLLTELVSGVRHPEVLYLAALLHDVGKGGGGGHAARGAEAAVAVADRMGFDPEQREYLVFLVREHLAMARTAQSRDLDDPDVVAEFCRRVGDQESLDLLYLLTVADIRAVGPGAWTPWKGFLLQTLYQRAREVLARGGDAGPRRDDPRRAEAVADRVRAEAAGRVPPGEVEAFLAGVETVRYLLANPVEALLRHLEAFAARGPRPVVRFREVPDEGFAEVLLVTRDRPGLFAQVAGVLASQRFNILSAVLNSRTDGWILDVFHLTPARPEPGRWEACRRALEAVLEGTQNFAPVAERLHRRSGLRRPLPTVPPEVAVENGASRRYTVVEIRAADRLGLLYDVARTLAEEGCTIRIAKITTSLNRAVDAFYVEDAEAGGKITEPERVERLRRALVRAAQGDPA from the coding sequence ATGAACGCGCCCCGGCTGTCGCCCGAGGACCTGGCGCACCCCGACCGGCGGGGACCCGCCGTGGCGGAGTGGGCCGCCCGGGCCCGCGAGGCGTTCCGGCGGGCCCACGCCGCCGGCATCGGCGGTCGGGAGGGCGTGGCCCTGTGGACGGGGTGGATCGACCACCTGGTGGGGGCCCTGTTCGAGGCCGTCCGGGGAGACCGCGCCGGCCTGTGCCTGGTGGCCCTGGGGGGCTACGGCCGGGCCGAGCTGTCCCCCGGGTCGGACCTGGACCTCCTTCTCCTGCACCGGGGTGACCCGGGTCTGGCCGAGGTGGCCGAGGCCCTGTGCTACCCCCTGTGGGATGCGGGGTTCGACGTGCAGGCGGTGACCCGGACCCTGGACGAGAACCTGCGGGCGGCCCGGGCGGACCTCAGGAGCCGCACGAGCCTGCTCGAGGCCCGCCGGCTCAACGGTTGCCCCGGGCTCTGGGCCGAGTTCGAGGAGCGGGTGATCGCCGGTGAGATCCTGGGGCACGACCGGGACTGGTTCGTGGAGGCCAAGGTCCGGGAGATGGAGGCCCGCCACGGCCGATACGGCGACACCGTGTACCTGCTGGAGCCCCAGGTCAAGGAGGGGCCGGGCGGCCTGCGGGACATCCACACAGCCCTGTGGGTGCTCAAGGTGGCCGCCGGCACCCGGGACCCGGGGGAGGCCTGCCGCCGCACGGGGGTCCCCTCGGCCGAGCGCGAGGGGCTGGAGGACTGCCTGGACTTCCTCCTGCGGGTCCGCAACCAGCTCCACCTGGCGAGCGGCCGGCGGGACGACCGGCTCAGCTTCGAGCAGCAGGACGAGGCCGCGGCCGCCCTGGGGTTTGGGGACGAGGGCGGCATCTCCGGCGTGGAGCGGTTCCTCCAGGCCTACCACGCCACGGCCAACCGGGTGAGCCACCTGGCCCGCACGGTGATCCGCCGGGTCCGGGTCCGGGCCGAGGCCGGCGCCCGGGAGCCGTGGAAGGAGCCCGGGGTCTGGCTCCAGGACGGCGAGGTGTGGCTCGACCGGGAGGAGGCCCGGCGCCGGCCCCTGGCCCTGCTGGCCGCGTTCGAGGCCGCCCAGGAGACCGATCGGGAGCTGTCGCCCACGGCCCTGGAGGTGGTGCGGGAGAACCTGGACCGGGTGGACGACCGGTTCCGCCGGGACCCGGGCGCGGTGGAGCGGTTCCTGCGGATCCTGCGGTTCCCCAGGCGGGTGGCCACCACCCTGATGGCCATGCACGAGGTGGGGTTCCTGGACCGGTTCATCCCCGAGTTCGCCCGGATCCACGGCCGGGCCCAGCGGGACCTGTACCACGTGTACCCCGTGGACGTGCACAGCCTGTTCGCGGTGCGGGAGTTGCGCCGGCTGGCCCGGGGCGAATACGCTACGGAGTTCCCCCTGCTCACCGAGCTGGTGTCCGGGGTGCGGCATCCGGAGGTGCTGTACCTGGCCGCCCTGCTCCACGACGTGGGTAAGGGCGGGGGCGGGGGGCACGCCGCCCGGGGGGCCGAGGCCGCGGTGGCGGTGGCCGACCGGATGGGGTTCGACCCGGAGCAGCGGGAGTACCTGGTGTTCCTGGTGCGCGAGCACCTGGCCATGGCCCGAACGGCCCAGAGCCGGGACCTGGACGACCCGGACGTGGTGGCCGAGTTCTGCCGGCGGGTGGGGGACCAGGAGTCCCTGGACCTGCTCTACCTGCTCACCGTGGCCGACATCCGGGCCGTGGGTCCCGGCGCCTGGACCCCCTGGAAGGGGTTTCTACTCCAGACCCTGTACCAGCGGGCCCGGGAGGTCCTGGCCAGGGGGGGCGACGCCGGGCCTCGGCGGGACGACCCCCGCCGGGCCGAGGCCGTGGCCGACCGGGTTCGGGCCGAGGCGGCCGGCCGGGTTCCCCCGGGCGAGGTGGAGGCGTTCCTGGCCGGCGTGGAGACCGTGCGCTACCTCCTGGCCAACCCCGTGGAGGCCCTGCTGCGGCACCTGGAGGCGTTCGCCGCCCGGGGGCCGCGGCCGGTGGTGCGGTTCCGCGAGGTGCCCGACGAGGGGTTCGCCGAGGTGCTCCTGGTCACCCGGGACCGGCCCGGCCTGTTCGCCCAGGTGGCCGGGGTCCTGGCCTCCCAGCGGTTCAATATCCTCTCGGCCGTGCTGAATAGCCGCACCGACGGATGGATCCTGGACGTGTTCCACCTGACCCCGGCGCGGCCGGAGCCGGGCCGGTGGGAGGCGTGCCGGCGGGCGCTCGAGGCCGTGCTCGAGGGCACCCAGAACTTCGCCCCGGTGGCCGAGCGCCTGCACCGCCGCAGCGGCCTGCGCCGGCCCCTGCCCACGGTGCCCCCGGAGGTGGCCGTGGAGAACGGGGCGTCCCGGCGGTACACCGTGGTGGAGATCCGGGCGGCCGACCGCCTGGGGCTCCTGTACGACGTGGCCCGAACCCTGGCCGAGGAGGGATGCACCATCCGCATCGCCAAGATCACCACCAGCCTGAACCGGGCGGTGGACGCTTTCTACGTGGAGGACGCGGAGGCCGGGGGCAAGATCACGGAGCCCGAGCGGGTGGAGAGGCTGCGCCGGGCCCTCGTGCGGGCGGCCCAGGGGGATCCGGCATGA
- a CDS encoding M23 family metallopeptidase, with the protein MTRRWIGALLAAALVLAGTTWAGVRVDPSRPRPGDLFRIFWRPDAAGGPWRVRFDGREFPLWPGPDGGWEGLAAVDATAEPGPRSLEIVGRTGPAARQRIEVAPRSFGEQRLRVDPRLVNPNPEDAARAAREAKRIREVLARISRPRLWNPPFFLPARGPVSSPFGVRRVYNGEPRGYHSGLDIAAPRGTPVRAAAAGVVALADELFYTGRTVFLDHGLGLFTAYFHMDEIRVRPGQPVEAGDVLGVVGSTGRSTGPHLHWGAYLEGIKADPLTLPGLAARPGRRAGAGVARGAGAKEP; encoded by the coding sequence ATGACCCGTCGGTGGATCGGCGCCCTCCTGGCAGCGGCCCTGGTGCTGGCCGGCACGACGTGGGCCGGGGTGCGGGTGGATCCGTCGCGGCCCCGGCCGGGGGACCTGTTTCGGATCTTCTGGCGGCCCGACGCGGCCGGGGGGCCGTGGCGGGTCCGGTTCGACGGTCGGGAGTTCCCCCTGTGGCCCGGCCCCGACGGGGGGTGGGAGGGGCTGGCCGCGGTGGATGCGACGGCCGAGCCGGGCCCCCGAAGCCTGGAGATCGTGGGCCGCACCGGCCCGGCGGCCCGGCAGCGGATCGAGGTGGCTCCCCGGTCGTTCGGGGAACAGCGGCTTCGGGTGGACCCCCGCCTCGTGAACCCCAATCCCGAGGACGCGGCGCGCGCGGCCCGGGAGGCCAAGCGCATCCGGGAGGTGCTGGCCCGGATCAGCCGGCCCCGGCTGTGGAACCCGCCGTTCTTCCTGCCGGCCCGGGGACCGGTGTCGAGCCCGTTCGGGGTGCGGCGTGTGTACAACGGCGAGCCCCGAGGGTACCATTCCGGCCTCGACATCGCCGCGCCCCGGGGCACCCCGGTGCGGGCCGCCGCGGCAGGGGTGGTGGCCCTGGCCGACGAGCTGTTCTACACCGGCCGGACCGTGTTCCTGGACCACGGCCTGGGGCTGTTCACGGCCTACTTCCACATGGACGAGATCCGGGTGCGGCCGGGGCAGCCCGTGGAGGCCGGAGACGTGCTCGGCGTGGTGGGGTCCACGGGCCGGTCCACCGGACCCCACCTCCATTGGGGCGCGTACCTCGAGGGGATCAAGGCCGACCCCTTGACGCTTCCCGGTCTGGCCGCCCGGCCCGGAAGGCGTGCCGGCGCCGGCGTCGCCCGGGGGGCGGGAGCCAAGGAACCCTGA
- a CDS encoding exodeoxyribonuclease VII small subunit, protein MGETNERFEDLLKRLEQRVEALESGDLDLEAALEAYEEGVRLARECHRRLDEAERRIEILRRGEDGEPVLEPLEPGRLETEEG, encoded by the coding sequence GTGGGCGAGACGAACGAGCGGTTCGAAGATCTGCTGAAACGCCTCGAGCAGAGGGTCGAGGCCCTGGAGTCGGGTGACCTGGATCTGGAGGCCGCCCTCGAGGCCTATGAGGAGGGGGTCAGGCTGGCCCGGGAGTGCCACCGGCGCTTGGACGAGGCCGAGCGCCGCATCGAGATCTTGCGGCGGGGCGAGGACGGGGAGCCGGTGCTGGAGCCCCTGGAGCCGGGTCGCCTGGAGACCGAAGAGGGCTGA
- a CDS encoding polyprenyl synthetase family protein, translated as MDVKAYLETCRTRVDGWLDRWMPPVDRFPQLLFEAMRYSLFAGGKRMRPALTLAACETLGGEPEAAVPFAAALEMVHTYSLIHDDLPAMDDDDLRRGRPTNHKVFGEGMAVLAGDGLLTDAFSALTDPEVLRVHPAERVVRAVAELARAAGTAGMVGGQALDLVSEGRVPDLPTLEFLHTHKTGALIRAAVVLGALAAGAGEEDLGRLGRFAERVGLAFQIADDILDVEGDPEALGKPVGSDEGRAKATYPALLGLSESRRLMQAIVAEAMDLLTPYGGRAAALRALARFVVERRH; from the coding sequence GTGGACGTGAAGGCGTACCTGGAGACCTGCCGGACCCGGGTGGACGGATGGCTCGACCGGTGGATGCCGCCGGTCGACCGGTTTCCCCAGCTCCTGTTCGAGGCCATGCGTTACAGCCTGTTCGCGGGGGGCAAGCGGATGCGGCCGGCCCTGACCCTGGCGGCCTGCGAGACTCTGGGCGGCGAGCCCGAGGCGGCCGTGCCGTTCGCGGCGGCGTTGGAGATGGTCCACACCTACAGCCTGATCCACGACGACCTGCCCGCCATGGACGATGACGACCTGCGGCGGGGCCGGCCCACCAACCACAAGGTGTTCGGTGAGGGCATGGCCGTGCTGGCCGGCGACGGGCTGCTCACCGACGCGTTCTCCGCCCTGACCGATCCGGAGGTGCTTCGGGTCCACCCGGCCGAACGGGTGGTGCGGGCCGTGGCCGAGCTGGCCCGGGCGGCCGGCACCGCGGGCATGGTGGGCGGTCAGGCCCTGGACCTGGTGAGCGAGGGCCGGGTCCCGGACCTGCCGACCCTGGAGTTTCTGCACACCCACAAGACCGGCGCCCTCATCCGGGCCGCCGTGGTGCTGGGGGCGTTGGCGGCCGGCGCGGGCGAGGAGGACCTGGGTCGGCTCGGCCGGTTCGCCGAGCGGGTGGGGCTGGCGTTTCAGATCGCCGACGACATCCTCGACGTGGAGGGCGACCCGGAGGCGCTGGGCAAGCCCGTGGGCAGCGACGAGGGCCGTGCCAAGGCCACCTACCCAGCGCTGCTGGGGCTTTCGGAGTCGCGGCGGCTGATGCAGGCGATCGTGGCCGAGGCCATGGACCTGCTGACCCCCTACGGCGGGCGGGCCGCGGCGCTCCGGGCCCTGGCCCGGTTCGTGGTGGAGCGCCGTCATTGA